Proteins encoded in a region of the Poecilia reticulata strain Guanapo linkage group LG14, Guppy_female_1.0+MT, whole genome shotgun sequence genome:
- the rfc3 gene encoding replication factor C subunit 3 produces the protein MSLWLDKYRPTSLGKLDYHKVQAAQLKNLVQCGDFPHLLVYGPSGAGKKTRIMCLLRELYGPGVEKLRIEHQTIVAPSKKKIEINTIASNYHLEVNPSDAGNQDRVVIQELIKTVAQSQQIQSSTQREFKVVLLTEVDRLTKDAQHALRRTMEKYMATCRLILCSTSTSKVIGPIQSRCLAVRVPLPSTEEVCSVLTSVCKKEGLVLPPELAKQISVKSGRNLRRALLMCEACRVQQYPFSADQDVPEPDWEVYLRETANSIVSQQSPQRLLEVRARLYELLTHCIPPDIIIKGLVVELLNNCDGQLKTEVAHLAAYYEHRLQLGSKAIYHLEAFIAKFMAMYKKFMEDGLDAMMF, from the exons ATGAGTTTGTGGCTGGATAAATATCGACCGACGTCCCTTGGGAAACTTGACTATCACAAAGTACAAGCGGCTCAACTGAAAAACCTG GTTCAGTGTGGCGACTTTCCTCACTTGTTGGTGTACGGACCATCAGGAGCGGGGAAAAAAACCCGCATCATGTGTTTGCTGAGAGAACTGTATGGACCAGGGGTGGAGAAGCTCCGCATAGAGCATCAAACTATTGTG GCTccatcaaaaaagaaaattgagatCAACACAATAGCCAGCAACTATCACTTAGAGGTTAACCCAAG TGATGCGGGAAACCAGGATCGTGTGGTGATCCAGGAGCTGATTAAAACTGTGGCCCAGTCCCAGCAAATCCAGTCCAGCACTCAGAGAGAGTTCAAAG TGGTGCTGCTAACAGAGGTGGACAGACTTACTAAGGACGCCCAGCATGCCTTGCGACGCACAATGGAGAAGTATATGGCTACCTGTCGCCTCATCCTATGCTCGACATCCACCTCGAAGGTCATCGGGCCGATCCAGAGCCGATGCCTGGCTGTCAGAGTTCCTCTGCCCAGCACAGAGGAG GTGTGCAGCGTTCTGACGTCGGTCTGTAAAAAGGAAGGTCTGGTGCTGCCGCCTGAGCTGGCCAAGCAGATCAGCGTAAAGTCGGGTCGCAACCTCCGCAGAGCTCTTCTGATGTGCGAGGCGTGCAGAGTGCAGCA GTATCCATTCTCAGCAGATCAGGATGTGCCAGAGCCGGACTGGGAGGTGTACCTGAGGGAAACTGCTAATTCCATCGTCAGCCAGCAGAGTCCTCAGAG GCTGCTGGAGGTTCGAGCCAGGCTGTACGAGCTGCTGACGCACTGCATCCCCCCTGACATCATCATAAAG GGTTTAGTGGTAGAACTGCTGAATAACTGCGACGGGCAGCTAAAGACGGAGGTGGCCCACCTGGCTGCTTACTATGAGCACCGACTCCAACTGGGCAGCAAAGCCATCTACCACCTGGAGGCGTTTATTGCTAAGTTCATGGCCATGTACAAGAAGTTTATGGAAGACGGCCTGGACGCCATGATGTTTTGA
- the kl gene encoding klotho, with protein sequence MSGLFALLTFLALSSSDAKPHAGLKTWGRFSKLPYPGDKAFLYDTFPSDFMWAVGTAAYQVEGAFEKDGKGLSIWDTFTRGGNRMATGDVGSDSYHNIHADIRAIRQLGVTHYRFSLSWSRIFPNGTRGSYNEIGTNYYRTLIKRLKEIRVQPVVTLYHWDLPEHLQQSLGGWSNPEMVEIFKDYSDFCFHAFGNDVKYWITIDNPFVVAQHGYGTGVVAPGIKNDPDLPFRVGHNLLKAHAAAWHLYNRRYRPRQQGKLSMALASHWIKPRRTRLESLRECQCSLDHVLGWFARPLFADGDYPPCMRERLGSRLPSFTQEEREQVRGTADFFALSHGATLSFQLINDSLKFGQLEDLDLRMLLYWINAEYDKPPIFVVQSGWYVLGNTKTEDPKHMYYLKRFIAEALKSIIIDRVNVIGYTAWSLTDGFEWHREYGIRRGLYYVDFNTPDMKREPKTSATFYRNVIHKNGFPELPENRPAQGMFPCDFAWGVSANSIQVETTPTQFADPNVYLWNISNNGELIKLEGLSAPPLHRATHCADYATIRQQVDEIRQVGVNHFHFSLNWSALVPTGDVAYPNTTLLGYYRCFTRQLVQANVTPVVTLWHHTRQRSNLPTPLDTANGWLNSKTPKAFADYARLCYREMGAHVKMWITLNEPNDEMVSYQEGHQMLLAHALAWRAYDQEFRQTQRGQVSLALHMDWVEPAFSFSREDVEPAKRVLDFCVGWLAEPIFGSGDYPVGMRSWLRQLNSLELPVFNEEHRQLVRGTYDFFAMSHFSTKLVTHAKEDSYTYTEMLEVQHMIDTTWIMSPRPVVPWGLRKALNWVKQHYSDVPIYVMANGVQEDPARFKDSLRVYYLYNYINEALKAFTLDGVNLKGYFAYALNDQRDPGFGLYGQVHEEVIVKASLSNYRNIIQHNGFPIPGASPQQCPAPPQPCPGCHILIRRPVVGFLTLVGSGVLITLGLIIYYTTKRHREYY encoded by the exons ATGAGTGGGCTTTTCGCCCTCTTGACATTTCTCGCCCTTAGTTCTTCAGACGCGAAGCCCCACGCTGGGTTGAAGACGTGGGGCCGCTTCAGCAAGCTGCCCTACCCCGGAGACAAGGCTTTCCTCTACGATACCTTCCCCAGCGACTTCATGTGGGCGGTGGGCACGGCGGCGTACCAAGTGGAGGGGGCGTTCGAGAAGGACGGTAAGGGGCTCTCCATCTGGGACACCTTTACGCGCGGCGGGAACCGCATGGCCACCGGGGACGTGGGCAGCGACAGCTATCACAACATCCACGCTGACATCAGAGCGATCCGCCAGCTCGGGGTGACCCACTACCGGTTCTCCCTCTCCTGGTCCAGAATCTTCCCAAACGGGACGCGCGGAAGCTACAACGAAATCGGCACCAACTACTACCGGACGCTCATCAAGAGGCTGAAGGAGATCCGCGTCCAGCCGGTGGTCACCCTCTACCACTGGGACCTACCCGAACACCTCCAGCAGAGCCTGGGCGGCTGGAGCAACCCGGAGATGGTGGAGATTTTTAAGGACTATTCTGATTTCTGTTTCCATGCGTTTGGGAATGACGTGAAGTACTGGATCACCATCGATAACCCGTTTGTGGTTGCGCAGCACGGATACGGAACCGGGGTGGTCGCTCCCGGGATAAAGAATGACCCCGATCTCCCATTTCGGGTTGGACACAACTTGCTCAAG GCTCATGCAGCTGCGTGGCATCTCTACAACCGCCGCTATCGGCCTCGGCAGCAGGGAAAGCTCTCCATGGCGCTGGCCTCTCACTGGATCAAGCCCCGCCGAACCCGCCTGGAGAGCCTGCGGGAGTGCCAGTGCTCCCTGGACCACGTCCTGGGCTGGTTCGCCCGGCCGCTGTTTGCAGACGGAGACTACCCTCCCTGCATGAGGGAGCGGCTCGGCTCGCGCCTGCCGTCCTTCACCCAGGAGGAGAGAGAGCAGGTGAGGGGAACCGCTGACTTCTTCGCCCTGTCCCACGGGGCTACGCTGAGCTTCCAGCTCATCAACGACAGCCTGAAGTTTGGGCAGCTGGAGGACCTGGACCTGAGGATGCTTCTCTACTGGATCAATGCAGAGTATGACAAACCACCCATCTTTGTGGTGCAGAGTGGTTG GTACGTCCTTGGAAACACGAAGACAGAAGACCCCAAACACATGTACTACCTCAAGAGGTTCATAGCAGAGGCGCTTAAAT CGATCATCATAGATAGAGTGAACGTGATCGGATACACAGCCTGGTCCCTTACTGACGGCTTTGAGTGGCACAGAGAATATGGGATTCGCCGTGGACTGTACTACGTCGACTTCAACACTCCTGACATGAAGAGGGAGCCAAAGACATCCGCTACCTTCTACAG AAACGTCATCCATAAGAATGGATTCCCTGAACTTCCAGAGAACAGACCAGCACAAGGAATGTTCCCGTGTGATTTTGCATGGGGTGTATCGGCCAACTccatccag GTGGAGACAACTCCCACCCAGTTTGCAGATCCCAATGTTTACCTGTGGAACATTTCCAACAACGGAGAGCTGATCAAGCTGGAGGGCTTGAGTGCGCCACCTTTACACCGAGCCACACATTGTGCTGATTATGCCACAATCCGCCAGCAG GTGGATGAAATCAGGCAGGTGGGGGTAAACCACTTCCACTTTTCCCTCAACTGGTCTGCTCTGGTGCCCACAGGTGACGTGGCTTATCCCAACACCACCCTGCTGGGATATTACCGCTGCTTTACCCGTCAGCTGGTGCAGGCCAACGTCACACCTGTGGTCACCCTTTGGCACCACACGCGGCAGCGCAGCAACCTGCCAACCCCGCTCGACACTGCCAACGGGTGGCTCAACAG TAAGACACCAAAGGCCTTTGCAGACTATGCCAGGCTTTGCTACAGAGAAATGGGGGCCCATGTAAAGATGTGGATCACCTTGAATGAACCCAATGATGAGATGGTGAGCTATCAGGAGGGCCACCAGATGCTGCTGGCTCATGCTCTGGCCTGGCGCGCCTACGACCAGGAGTTCAGACAAACGCAAAGAGGACAG GTGTCTCTGGCTCTGCACATGGACTGGGTGGAGCCGGCATTTTCCTTCAGCCGAGAGGACGTGGAGCCGGCGAAAAGGGTTTTGGATTTCTGCGTCGGCTGGCTGGCCGAGCCGATCTTCGGCAGTGGCGATTATCCTGTGGGAATGAGGAGCTGGCTGCGACAGCTCAACTCTCTTGa ATTGCCTGTTTTCAACGAGGAGCACAGACAGCTGGTCAGAGGCACGTATGACTTTTTCGCTATGAGTCACTTCAGTACCAAGCTTGTGACTCACGCCAAGGAAGACTC ATACACTTACACAGAGATGCTTGAGGTTCAGCACATGATAGACACAACATGGATCATGTCACCCAGGCCCGTCGTGCCCTGGGGGCTGAGGAAGGCTCTAAACTGG GTAAAGCAGCACTACAGCGATGTACCCATCTATGTAATGGCTAACGGAGTCCAGGAAGACCCAGCCCGTTTCAAAGACTCCCTGCGAGTTTATTACCTCTATAACTACATTAACGAGGCACTTAAAG CATTTACTCTGGATGGTGTCAACCTGAAGGGTTACTTTGCCTACGCCCTGAACGACCAAAGAGACCCGGGGTTCGGCCTTTACGGTCAGGTCCACGAGGAGGTCATCGTCAAGGCCTCCCTTTCCAACTATCGCAACATCATCCAGCACAACGGGTTCCCGATTCCCGGAGCGTCTCCACAGCAGTGTCCCGCGCCGCCACAGCCCTGCCCCGGCTGCCACATCCTCATCAGGAGGCCCGTCGTGGGCTTCTTGACTCTAGTGGGCTCAGGAGTTCTGATTACGCTGGGCCTCATCATTTACTACACCACCAAGAGGCACAGGGAGTATTACTGA